AGAATCGAAGAGATCTGCTTGGCCCCGTTCCAAGCGGTGCGGCTGAACACCGCCAGCAGCGAGTACCGGTTGACTGTTCCCACCGATCCCGACCGGGATCTGGATGAAATCCTGGCCACGTTGCTCGATGACATGCACCGCATGGCCGATACGCACCAGTGTTTCCTGGAAGCGTCTCTCAGTACAGACGACGGCCGCCACTGGGATTGACCCCCCTCATAACCTCCGGATCCAATGGCTACCCTTCACGAGACCGCCTACCCGCGACTGAAGCCTGATCCTACCGCCAAGGAACTGGAGGAGATCTACACCCCGAGCGCCGCTGAGATTGCATTTGCCAAGCAGCTGACCACCCAGCCGGGTCCGCAGCTGGCGGTACTGATCCATCTAAAGCTCTTCCAACGCTTAGGCTACTTCACGCTGTTGGCGGAGGTACCTGAGCGGATCCGGCAGCACATCGCCAAGGCCGCCCGTCTCGGGCGTGTGCTGGCCTCTGACCAGCTCGATCGCTATGACAGCTCTGGCAGCAAACGCCGGCACATGCCGCAGCTTCGGCAGTTCATTGGGGTACGCCCGTTGGACAAATCTGGGTTGTCTTGGCTGGACACAGTGGCCACCGCCGCAGCCCAGACCAAGCACACCATCCCGGACATCGTGAACGTCCTGCTCGAAGAGCTGGTGCACCATCGCTACGAGCTACCAGGCTTCCGGACCCTTGAGATGGCCGCTATCGGGGCGCGCGAACGGGTCAACCTGGGCTACTACCGCAGTATCAGCCACGCACTGACGCCTGCCACGCGCACGCTGATTGATGAGCTACTGCGCGCACCGGAAGGATCCAAATTTACCGGCTGGCATTCGCTCAAGCGCGAGCCTGGCCGGCCGACCAACAAAGAGGTCCGGTTCTATCTGCAGCACATCCGTATGCTGCAGCAGTTGGCGGAGCAACTGCCTCCAATCGATGTACCGGTCCCCAAGCTCAAGCAATTCCGTGCAATGGCCCGGGCGTATGACGCCAGCGAGTTGGCCGAATTGGGTGAGGACAAGCGCTATGCGCTGGCCACCATCTTCATCCGCGCCCAGCATGCCAAGACATTAGACGATGCGGCAGAGTTGTTCATCAAGCAGGTGCGCGGGCTGGAGAACACCGCGCAGCAGAAGCTGCTGGCCTATCAGCTCGAACATGCCAAACGCGCCGACTTCCTCATCGGCCAGCTCAAGGAGATCCTGCAGGCCTACCAGCTCGACGGCAGCGATAGCCAGCGCGTGGACGCGATCGACAATAGTCTGGAAGCGGAAGTGTCCACCTTGCTGGCCGAATGCGAAGAACATATGGCCTACGCAGGGAAAAACTACCTGCCTTTCATGCTGCAACCTTACGGCGCGGTCAGGCCGCTGCTGTTCAATGGGCTGGAGCTCATGAACTTGCGGGCGACCAGCCACGACGCCGGCATGGAGCCGCTGATCGCAGCGGTGCTCTCGCTGCGCAACCAGCGCCGTGAGCTGATCGAGGTCGCCTCCCTCGGTTTGGACCCGGAAAAGGACTTTGACTGGATGTCCAAGCTCTGGCGTCAGCACGTGTTCGGCAAGCGGGCCAGTGCAGCCGGCGCCGGCTGGATGCACCGTAAGTACTTCGAGCTGGCCGTGCTGGTGCAGGTCAAGGACGAACTGAAGTCCGGAGATCTCTTCATTCCCAGCAGCGAACGGTTTGATGACTACCGTGAGCAGCTGGTCGATGAAGCCACCTTGGCCCAGGAACTGGAAGCCTACGGCCAGGTGTCAGGCCTGCCCACCGACGCCGAGTCTTTCGTGGCGGGGTTGCGCGCACAATTGACGGCTTTGGCCGATGAGGTCGACGCGCGTTTCCCGGAGAACGTTCATGCGGACATCCTGGATGGGCGCCTGGTGCTGCGGAAGGGGCAACGGGCCGAAGTCTCCAGCGCGATTACCACCGTGGATCGCCTCATCGCCGAACGACTCCCAGAGTCCAGCATCGTAGATGTCCTGATCGATGCCAGCCAATGGCTGGACCTGCACCGTTTTTTCCGCCCGATCGCCGGGACCGAGAGCCAAGTCGAAGATCTGCCCCGACGCGTGATCACCACGCTATTTTGCTATGGCTGCAACCTGGGGCCGACGCAGACGGCGCGGTCGATCAAGGGCTTCAGCCGGCGCCAGGTCGCTTGGCTCAACCTGAAATACGTGACCGAGGATGTGCTTGAGAAGGCCATCGTAGAGGTCATCAATACCTACAACAAATTTGACCTGCCTGGCTATTGGGGCAGCGGTAAGAGCGCGTCAGCAGATGGCACCAAGTGGAGCGTCTACGAAGACAACCTGCTGTCGGAGTACCACATCCGGTACGGCGGCTATGGCGGCATCGGCTACTACCATGTGTCCGACAAATACGTGGCGCTGTTCAGCCACTTCATTCCCTGTGGCGTGCACGAGGGCATCTACATCCTGGACGGCCTGTTGGCCAACACTTCCGACATCCAGCCTGAGATCGTCCATGGCGACACGCAGGCCCAAAGCTATCCGGTCTTCGGCTTGGCCCACATGCTGGGCATCCAGCTGATGCCCAGAATCCGAAACATCAAGGACCTGACATTCTTCCGGCCCGAACCGGGCAGGGCCTATAAAAACATCCAGGCACTGTTCGGGGACAGCATCGACTGGCAACTGATCGCCACCCATCTTCACGACATGCTGCGGGTGGTGATCTCAATCCGATTGGGCAAGATCACCGCGTCCTCGATCCTGCGCCGGCTGGGCACCTACAGCCGGAAGAACAAGCTGTACTTCGCATTCCGGGAACTTGGCAAGGCCGTCCGAACGCTGTTCTTGCTTCGCTACATTGATGACAACGAGATCCGCAAAACGATCAATGCCGCGACCAACAAGAGCGAGGAATACAACGGCTTCGTGAAGTGGGTCTTCTTTGGCAGCCAAGGGATCATCGCTGAGAACGTCCAAC
This portion of the Stenotrophomonas aracearum genome encodes:
- a CDS encoding Tn3 family transposase — its product is MATLHETAYPRLKPDPTAKELEEIYTPSAAEIAFAKQLTTQPGPQLAVLIHLKLFQRLGYFTLLAEVPERIRQHIAKAARLGRVLASDQLDRYDSSGSKRRHMPQLRQFIGVRPLDKSGLSWLDTVATAAAQTKHTIPDIVNVLLEELVHHRYELPGFRTLEMAAIGARERVNLGYYRSISHALTPATRTLIDELLRAPEGSKFTGWHSLKREPGRPTNKEVRFYLQHIRMLQQLAEQLPPIDVPVPKLKQFRAMARAYDASELAELGEDKRYALATIFIRAQHAKTLDDAAELFIKQVRGLENTAQQKLLAYQLEHAKRADFLIGQLKEILQAYQLDGSDSQRVDAIDNSLEAEVSTLLAECEEHMAYAGKNYLPFMLQPYGAVRPLLFNGLELMNLRATSHDAGMEPLIAAVLSLRNQRRELIEVASLGLDPEKDFDWMSKLWRQHVFGKRASAAGAGWMHRKYFELAVLVQVKDELKSGDLFIPSSERFDDYREQLVDEATLAQELEAYGQVSGLPTDAESFVAGLRAQLTALADEVDARFPENVHADILDGRLVLRKGQRAEVSSAITTVDRLIAERLPESSIVDVLIDASQWLDLHRFFRPIAGTESQVEDLPRRVITTLFCYGCNLGPTQTARSIKGFSRRQVAWLNLKYVTEDVLEKAIVEVINTYNKFDLPGYWGSGKSASADGTKWSVYEDNLLSEYHIRYGGYGGIGYYHVSDKYVALFSHFIPCGVHEGIYILDGLLANTSDIQPEIVHGDTQAQSYPVFGLAHMLGIQLMPRIRNIKDLTFFRPEPGRAYKNIQALFGDSIDWQLIATHLHDMLRVVISIRLGKITASSILRRLGTYSRKNKLYFAFRELGKAVRTLFLLRYIDDNEIRKTINAATNKSEEYNGFVKWVFFGSQGIIAENVQHEQRKIIKYSQLVANMIILHNVEGMSRTLAEMRKEGIELTPEILAGLSPYRTSHINRFGDYHLDLEREVAPLSYTAKVLEQTP